ACAAGCACAACAACTTCTTCataggacagacaagcagatcatttcaaacacgttacaaagaacacatcacagccataaccaaatcacaaaacactttcacatattcagaacacatcacaaatgccaaccacacctacagcaacatagacacagacactgaaattctacatctccaaccgaaaaaccagaaactaaacacactagaacaatacgaaatatacagacacaaaaacacGCCTACATCAAATCCTCAACTCACAAttcaatttcagcacacacacacacacacacacacacacacacacacacacacacacacacacacacacacacacacacacacacacacacacacacacacacacacacacacacacacacacacacacacacacacacacacacacacacacacacactatttgactgcACATTACACAAACATAGCTCCACAGGAAACGGAATCAGAAGGTGCAAAGACcactcagttctgaagatggtcccCCGGCCGAAACTAGTTAACAAGGTAAGCtaattaattaacacgtgaaagcgtgtatatactttatattccaaaCCTAAAATTTTGTTTCAAGACTGACATTAGACATTACTAATTATGAGACAGTATCTGTATTAAATACATATTAAGAAATGAtatgttgtataattttattttatcttataaatTATAAGAATTGTAAATTTTTGTACGGACAGggatttcattttaataaaacgATATATTTAGTTAAAgtgtttaaaaaaagtaattaaaattgagGTGTGTGATATCTGTAGCCTTATTTatgtacaaatatttttacgaaGCAAATTTGTCTTCATTCATGATCAATTTGTTTCAAGAACTGAAATGATCAAGAGAGCACCCTGTGCTTAGTATTATGTCTTCCATTCCTTTCATCTGATTTGTAAATCTATCAATAAAGATCTCATGTCATAGAGCATATGTGTTATTTTGTGGTGTATATGTACTGAACAAGATGAAATATACTTTATCCTGTACCACCATATCCCATTATGTCTCACTTCATCTCCTATCATTCAAATCAATCTTATGATCCTTTGCTTATGTATCTTTCTGTAACTATAAAGATAGTTCAGATGTCATTAATTTTTGTCAGGTTATTCACAGGTCAGATTGCAATTCTTATTCTTGTGTAGCATTttaagaagaatataataatgGAGAAACATtttgcatattattatttttcctgaACTGTAAACCTTCCTAAATATCCTTTTTACCGTCTTTACTTTTTCATAATTTATGAACATTAACAGCTCCTTGTATTTATTAAAGTAATGTTCAGTTTTATATTTAGTGAATAAAGGATTATAAAGCTTGGTAAGTATAATTTTTCCAGTGACAGGTATTGAGATTTACAGCTTTGACCTAAATACAACTTGtcgagagagggagagggagatatGTGTGCGCACGCGCTGAAGCAGTACCTTACCTTCCACTTCATTGTGTTCAATATTGTTGAGAAAATACTGTGATGTAAAAAAGATTGACCTCAAGATGTTTTACAACAAATTGCACTTTTcggatgtttgttgttgtttagtcaattgtccgtagacaggtttgaacctcataagtgacaccaataagacatcactcatgcggcaactaagccaggagataattggatagggtggccagttcctttccccctcaattGTATACAtaactgactagttacatattacattaatcacacttcagttgtattgtattgtattgtatttattaacattccatggtattcatacatgcttacagctagaatatggaacaagtcaaaaaacttaatactattataaaatcttaatttatagtcacagtctagatgaaatatatacagacgagatttacaatatagtctactagtacaacacaaagttctagtatcaatttcatgaagtgttattgaatgtcatgaattcacctacagaatagaaggcgtgagaaattaggtacttctttaatttggccctaaataattttatgttttgagtttcattttttatatcgatagggaggctattaaaaatttttactgctatataatgcactcctttttgatagcacgatagacttgccgatggagtatgaaagtcattttttgacttgtatttatgctatgaactattgaattagttacaaagttttcacgattgcatacgaggaagattattaatgaaaggatatactgacaagccatgggcattatttgtagttttttgaaaatagtcctacacgattccctagatttggaatctactattattctaattactcttttttgtatttgcatttataaaatgaattttGACAGGAAATAGACATGATGATGTAATGAAGAGAATTTTAATACCTATATGCTGGAAATGTGTGTATGCACCATTCTAAAACTTCTAGGTGCCACAAAATTActtggaaataataatttaaagtgaAAAGTTTGCATAATTGACATAACttagaaaatctaaaaaaaattatgcGTTTATTgcattgaattaaataattaaaccgGAATTACTATGttaagggagaaaaaatataaatgtgcAGCCacatcaaaataaaatttactgttcATTTTATTGGGAAGTTACTGTGTGCTTTTCAGTTTCTTACATAACTTATGATGTAAAAGAAGGTTGTTACAAAGAATTTTATCTCGGTATGTTTACAACACACATACCTATCCAATGATTGATTTTCCCAATGTGTCTCTCTGCTTGCCTGTCTTATTCATTTGTCTTATTCATAGCGAAACTGTTGTTCTGAATATAGTCATGTTAAATATATTGAAGTTTGTATGAAACCCCATTACATATCAATATTATGCACAGTTAAAACTAAACAAACATAATTAAAcctaattttattaaacattatcaATGACAATATGCTTATTTGTAAGATAATAAGCTTATAATCAATAACAGCGTTTCTGAGTGTATTGATCAAACAAGTAAGTAACCAGGTTCCTAACCTGACGCTTGGCTCCGGTCTACAGTGTGCAGTATTATGTATGGTGGAAATTACAAGGTTGAGGGAGATTTAAATTCCGTTCAGAAATGCATCATTCATTTACAAATGAAGTGCTGCAAGATGTAAAGAAAGTAACTGAAAATAACAGTGGTTTAAAATCTCCTACATCAGTTGCTGATATAAAAGAAACGTTAACTAACAAGAAAACTGTTAGGTTTCAGCTGAGTGTGAAAGAAGATAAGACAGCATTGGAACCTAGTTCAAAGAGTGCTGATAAAGATACTGTAACCAACAAGTTGGCACCAGAAGCACAGGATAGgtatttttgaaataatataatgctcatatggcagtaaaaaatacggatttgttcttaattttctatttctttttaatgAATGTGACAGTAATCACAATAATACACTTTACCTAAACTCGTGTCATTGGTTAGGCTCTTTGGTCATTAACGAACTTCAAATAATTATCAATCTTTTATCAAACTATACTTTGACAATGTTACAGGTAAggtaagatgaagatgatgatgattattattagcctattattattattaccacaacatagtaagaaatggaaatataaaaattgaaaatttatcctttgaagaggtgaaaaaattcaaatgtcttggagcaacagtaacaaatataaatgacactcaagaggaaattaaacacagaataaatatgagaaatgtccgttattatttggttgagaagctttttaccATTCaaatctgctctcgaaaaagctgaaagttagaatttataaaacagttatattatcggttgtcctatatggttgtgatacttagactctcactttgaaagaggaacagaggttaagggtgtttgagaataagatgcttaggaaaatatttggggtaagagggatgaagttacagaagaatggagaaagttacagaaagcagaactgcacgcattgtattcttcagctgacataattagtaatattaaatccagacgtttgagatgggaaggatatgtagcatgtatgggcgaatccagaaatgcatatagaatgttagttgggaagtcggagggaaaaaggcctttggggaagccgagacgtagatgaaaggataatattaaaatggatttgagaaagatgggatatgatggtagagactggattaatcttgctcaggatagggactgttgGTGGACTTACGTGAGGGTAGCAATgaatttccggttctctaaaagccataagtaaggaggtattattattattattattattattattattattattattattattattattattattattattattgtaaattataaacatattataaaaatgttacatatcgGAAGTAACAGAAAATCATTTGATATAATTATTAGAGTAGTGTGTTATGTAGCAGATAAGCAGCAGAAGTAAAGTTATGACAACTTtactgtattataattaattaagcaTTTTTTCTGCAGGCACGCATAGAAATTGAAATTTGGGAAAGTGGTCTGTGAGTAGTTAGTGATTCTAAATGAGATGGAAAGAAGAATTTTTGgaagctaatttttattgaaaaatgaaaACTGTTTATCTAATTAATTCTGAAAAGTGGTCTACTCGTAGGTAGTTAGATTTAATAAAGAATGTTACTTTGTAGTGCATTGCAGAAGTCTCTCCAGGAGCACCATGATCGATGTCTAGAAGCTATGAAAATATTCCCATATTTTTCTGCATTAGATAATGATCAGCTGAAAGAATGTTGCAACCTGTCAAAGCTAGAGAAATATGGACCACAGGAGACAATATTAGGTAATGCAAAAAGAATGTGAGTAGGACTGTTTATGAGAAggacaaaattatatatacatataaaactacataaagattattatttttttgctcctacagaatacatctgttatggtaacaattaatattataggggttcgatctggtgctgtggattgaacttcgacatagctcagtggttagagcgcttggtacgtagaaccaaggacccaggttcgatccccggcgccggagcgaatttttctcctctaatattaattgttaccataacagatgtattccataggaccaaaaaaaaaaatctttacgtagattcttcgagcaacagtgcatattactgtggaatcctagTCACCAAGTCActtaactgagtgcgctccttgtataatgacagttgatttaatataaaaatgtcaacaatatgcccaacttggagtcaggccacagaggaaaaacactggaggagaggggtttgatctggtgctgtggattgaacttcggcgtagctcaatatatatatatgtatgtatggtccacacctgtggagtaacggtcagcgcgtctgtctgcgaaaccaggtggcccaggttcgattcctggtcggggcaaattacctggttgaggttttttccggggttttccctcaacccaatacgagcaaatgctgggtaactttaggtgctggaccccggactcatttcatcggcattatcaccttcatatcattcagacactaaataacctagatgttgatacagcgtcgtaaaataacccaataaaataaaaaaaaataaaaatgtatgtatgtatttattaacactacaattgggtatacacctggtggcagtgatatataatatacaataattacaattacatgaaataaaataaaataaaagtaaatgaaataaaataaaataaacgtaaatctttaaatagtaaatgcaataaacctaggactataaataaaaactattctataataacgcctatatatatatatatatatatatatatatatatatatatatatatatatatatatatatatatataagctgcCACAGTGGTTCAGTGACTACAGCACTTGAATCATAATCCCTggatctgggttcgatccccagcataCCCctgatttatgacttgtgttgggcaagcccatagTCCAGGTAACACACTGAGGCTTTCTCTGAGTGCTCCAGtctccctgtggcatcccaaaaaatctctatcatcatctcatctcattgctgGTGTAGCGTGGATCCATCATCCTATGGCGCACTCTGGACAACAACTCTACACTATATGTACCCACCTATATATGAAGTACTTAAATCTTAATGTTTGATGATTTTTAAACATAATGtattacttgaataatttcaagggaaaaattgttccggggccaggtatcgatcccgggacctctggttgaacgtaccagcgctcttaccaactgagtacccgggaactccacccgacaccgtctcaacttttccctttatatccacacaactcgcgtgggctgacgaaacaccagagacccacatcgagtgcacacaaactctgtgtgacttggaattgtggttttctgttaacatacacagtgacgtatatattatgcaaatctagtctttcaggtaaagctccctgtaaagcagatttgaataatttcaagggaaaaattgtcaaTTCCAAGTCacgcagagtttgtgtgcactcgatgtgggtctctggcatttcgtcagcccacacgagttgtgtggatataaaggaaaaagttgagacggtgttggatggagtttccgggtagctcagttggtaagagcgctggtacgttcaaccagaggtcccaggatcgatacctggccccagaacaatttttcccttgaaattattcaaatctgctttacagggagctttacctgaaagactagatttgcataatgtattacttgtttcttttttcgtaatattataattatataaaacagaCGAACTTTCTTcaaaaaattctttacaatatatATAACGAATTTTCTTTCAATCACAATAGATTTCATATTGAGTTATACTGTTACACAGATGCTTTTAATATTTGTATCTTAAGAATAAGTAACATTAAACATACAAAAGTAATTTCTGTTTGACAGGAGagagtgaaaaataatttttccttgcagaaataaaaaataatattgtggCCGATAATGACTAGCTTAAAAGACGAGAATGCCTTTCATTATTAAGTGTCATCTAATGTGAGATGTTTATTTACTCTACTGTTTTCAAAAATGGCTCTTTTGTGTTTACCTATGAGTTTAATATGATGCAGTTTATGTGAGCATTTTATAGAAGATAGGGTCATCTCTTGAGGAAAAGTGTCTATGGGATAAAGAACAATATTGAGTAATATCATTTTAATGAACTACCATCTAGCAAAatctaatattttaaaacaatgatCATTAATATAGAAATATCCTCAATCAGATAAAAGATAATTCTGGAAATATTACAGCATGATAACTAGAGCCCAGATTTAAATGAAAAATGCATATTGCGTGCAAATTAATTTAACATATGCAAACATGGTTTTTGTCGATTATCATGACAATAGTAATCAACACATATTTGTTAGTGCATATGattgcatattttaagatttatttgcATTGCatgcttatttttctatttttgtataaaaatagcgtattcttgaaattatttttcaatcgTGTCCCATCACTTGTGGAAAGTTGGCCAATCGATCATGGTATTGGTCCAGGGTAAAAGTGCTCCAAAGCTCTTAGCCAGCTGCCATAATTATTTGCATTGAACGCGAATTTTACCTTTTTCGATTCTTCTCAAATCTCATACAGAAATTTACAGACTTCTATATGTTTATTATGTAGTTGTTTGAATCTTTAAGTGACATCAAATGTACATCATTGTTATATCATCCTCCTTAGGTGATGGTCGGGGCAAAATAAACTTCGTATACTTCATACTAAATGGCCAGTGCAGGGTGATCGAACACATGGAGCTTGCTGGGCATGAAAATAATGGACGTAATCGTTTTCGTCTTCATTCCGAGGACATGCCATTGGGAGTTAACGAGCATTTGCAAGTGTACTTCATGCAAGTGTGTCTTTTGGAAAAGGCAGGATGTTTTGCAATTGGTATGGAAATAGATtcattaatgaaaatgaaaagtatGAGGGAAAACTGGGGATGTTCAATTGTAACCGAAGTTtgaattttgttatttgaaataaatttttggAAACATGCATGTACTAGTATGAGGAAATATGGCTTGGTTTCAGAACTGTAGTAGAATTGAGTTTTTTGGACGAAGAGAACATGTCCGCCAGATAAAATAAGGAATGAAATCCAGTTTATTAGGTACCTGAAACAACCTGTTGAAAGAATAATACATGTCTGTGTTGGTTTGCGattgtatttttatatagcaTAACGAAAATGTTCTCACGCTCTATCGACATAATGTGTAAGCACATATTCCATGAGCATTTTCTTAATGTTCTTGTGTTGTATTTTCAATATATTCtttacttttatattaatttgttaaataccaacacagagtggatggtaattttaataatgatcatGTGACAGTTTTCTTTTGCATCTCAATTGATCCGAGTGGAATTTGATGTGGACAAAAATGGTACTTGGTAGTAAGTAGATTTTGCGGATACTCCTGTTTCCCCTACCTGCACACCACATTTGCTCCATTAACCATCAAcatcattgtcgtcatcatcattattatcgtgGTGTTACGTAGTTCGCATCCAATGGTGCATCAATGACAACACTAAGGTGGAGGAAAAAAGAACTACAGCTTCAGCGCATCACTTTTAGATGAAAATGCTTGAATAATGTAGATTCAAGCACTCACCATTGCTGAACAAAAAAAACTGTTGTACCTTTTATAGACAGTAGTACATTCATTAGGCGTTAATTAAAAGCGTTTTTTGTTGATGTTTTATGATGAAATAATTCTTCTTGGGTTCTCAaccaggtgagttggattgttgcttccaagctttcgatgactagctctgccatcttcttcagtgATTGAAGTgccgtgggaccatgtctagccagtATATATGCGATCAGTAGCGTTTCCCACTGCAGGCCAATCAGGAACTAATTCCTAGTCCCGACACCGTGTTCTGATTGGTCAAAGTGTGTTGATTACAGGTTTACACACTGCACTCAGTTGTAGGGTtctgtctctgttgaaattattgtcatCTCGTTGGATTTCAATGGCTTCCTTGAAGAACAGGTCCCAGTAACCCGATGCCTTGTCCAAGATGGTGATAGTGCCGAAATCTATTTTGTGGCCGGtttccaagctgtgttgtgctacTGCCGACTTATCAGAGTAATACGCGTATAGTCTTAtgctgtgttgatgttttttgcAGCATTGCATAATGGTGCGTCCCGTCTGgccaatgtaacatttttcacacacacaaaatattttatagacACCAGGTATTCTACCAAGTCTCAGTAAGTTCTGAATCTTTGTGGTTGGCTTCTGAATACTCTTAATTAATGCTTAGTTATTTAGTTGTTGACTTTTATTTGAGAATGTATGCTTGCATACACGTTATTTCTAAATTTCACTACTGTTTATTAattactccctctgtcccataataattgtcccgTATGCCGAATtggtattacagtaattacagacgATGGGGCAAACGAGAAGTGCACGCATGAGGAGAAGCGCAGTAGATCAGTGTACAAGGTTATGCAGAGCAATAACGTGATCTTATTGAGACAAGCAACACACACCACCCAGAAGATTACCGAAAGTGGGTATTGGTTTTCAACTCACCGGTATGGCACTGTATACAAACCAGTGTAGCAAAGCAAGCTGGAAATCGTTAGTAGAGCATACTCCTGGCGTGAGTACGTACGTTTGAACAGACATCGACATCCTGGGAACACGACTGGCGGTAGTGAGTGATAGGGGTAGCAAGAACCTTACAGACAGTGAACGGCAGGCGGTATAggagtttttgttgaaaaacaGTACGGCTGACGTAGTGAAGAAAGGTGCCATAACAGGTGCGGCCGAGAAATTTCATATCAGTAAAAGAACAGCACGCTGCATTTGGCAATGGGGGCAgcaatctttggaaagtggatccatgctcattaccaaattaatcccagcaataaatgcaaaatggcctcctggatcgcgcacagggagaattcaggtgtcagttcagcaggacaatgcgcgTCCGCAAATCGCTCCCAATGACCGCACCTGGATGGACACTGCAGCAGCCAGTGGAATCACTTTGGAACTCGTGTGCCAAAGGCCAAACAGTCtggatatgaatgttttagatcTGGGTTACTTCCGGGCAATTCAGTCTCTCCAGCATCAGTCAGCTCCAGAAACTATTGATGAGTTGATCTCCGCCTTCAAACAGCTTTCTCTCAGCTGACACGCGACAAGCTCAACAACGTCTTCCTCACTTTGCAGTCCCAtctcattgaaataatgaaagtcaatgACGGGAACAACAAGATTCCCCATATGCAAAAGGGGCACCTGGACCACCTCAACAACCTGCCATCTCGCTTGGAGTGTCCACGGAACATTTACGATGAGGCTACTGCAGCAGTAGATCTGTGGTTCTACGCTAACTGTTGGAATGACAACCTTCTCGGTTTAACAGGcagttttttcgtctttactcgtgggagaatgtttttctttctttcacttcttGGTCAATTTGTACTATTCCTGGAGTTAATAAAGTTGCACTCCTAGGTGTATTTATTTTCGGCTCAATGACTAGCCAATTTGTACTGATCCTGGGGTCATAAAGTTGTGCAAGTAGTAATCATGTTCTTTTTTTGGCTCAATGATTGGCCAATTTATACAGATCCcggattaataatttttttcttttgctaattgagtgacaattttgTAATGATTCTGGAGTAATACAGTTGTATTATTCACgtgtttcattttgctcctatgtaaacgccagtgtaaaattatggatatcggacaattattatgggacaagaaataaaagcgtagcggacaattattatgggacagagggagtaatTAAAATGGGGATTATACgtaaaatttttctttgaaattcaaGAAAATGTTTTAGAATTAGATTTTAACTTAAACATGCTCTACTAAGTTTATAAAAGTGGACATCATCCCGTTTCTTCTGTACTCTTCAAACATTACTGCTAATTTATGCAAATTATCAGTTGACAAATGTATTCAATATCGCAATTCTTTCCTTGAAGGGGAAAACCTGAAAGACAGAAGTGTCATTGctgtaactgaagtggaatgcttGCTGTGCTCACGTCACTGGCTCATGAAGCATAGCAAAGCTAATATATGGCAGAGAATTGTGAATTTCCTGAACGCACATCTCCCGAGTAAAGAAGATATATTTACAGAATTTCTGGTTCAGAGAAAATGGCTGAAATATCGACACAATCTCGTGAAAAACATCTTAATAAAAAATGATATTAAAAGAACTTCATCATTTCATAATGTCCCATATTCCGTTAGGATTATGGATGGTGTAAAGTTGTATAATGAATGACAGTGTTGGTTCTCACAAAGAATAAAACAGAATGATACAGTTTGCACTAATTTTATTGTTACCTTCAATAATTGTTTTCTCTCTTACGTAAAACATATAACCTTTCTGTGAACTTCCTTGTCATCTTATTTTATCCAATACTATTCTCTTCCttgttcttcctcttttcttttcctAGTTCCCTGGCGATTCCATTCCAGAGCTGTTTCCgctatttatacatttaattttcttacaAGGGACGGCAACTGTCAATAAATGAGTCATTTATTAATTATAGCAACACTGTAAAAAATCTTGGATTATTAATGGATAGAGGTCTAAATTGGAATAGCAAAGTAACTCACATCTGTAAGAAAGTACTTTCATTGCTCCACTCTCTAAATCATTTGCGAAATTGTCTGcctctttccataaaaagaaacattattcaatcgatagtgatgccccattttgattactgcgattgTCTCTTTATAAATACAACAGTCAATTTAACttaaagactacaacgtgttcataatgtgtgtgtctacttcatctgcaatattcgtagatttgaccatataacgccatcttttgaagcTCTTTCATGGGTCCTTCTAAAGGAGCGGAGAACAGCacattctttatttgttctactcGTATTTAGAATATTGCTCACTTTTGCtgcaaaatatctgagaactcactTTGAATACCTTACAACAttgcggaatcaacatcaggctttattatccattcctcgtcaccgtacttCTTTCTGTTCATTCTCTTTTACCGTAGCAATTTgttcgcctatggaactccttatctCGTCATGCCAGAGATTgccgaacagttaatcaattCAAATTGAGAATTaagaatttaaataattgattaaatggcgatcttactcgtgttaattatgtaagcatgtgcggcttacagctgtttcggtgctacttcacaccatcctcagagccttctgtgtctcggcgtcatctcaacttcgctgcctgttgtgtgggtgcgtttgtgtgatgagttgtgtcaaatagttctgaaattgatctgtgtgttgagtatttgattagaattaagaattacttacttttacatggaattgattcGTGAGTGTTAGCTGATTTTTATAGGTCattctgtgtgtttgtataaattgtcatttaggcctattataaagtagaattaggatataaattgtaattaattaattatgtatcatgtttagtcagtatttcattatatgtaagctcCTTGATGTGCATGATAACGATTTTACATTTAAGTATTAATTAGCCTACCATTAATTTTACTACTTCTGCTATTCCTgttgtttcaatgtatatttcacttctggtagtgtggaagagaaggcctcatggccttaactctaccagaataaataaatacataaataaataaataaataaataaataaataaataaataaataaataaataaataaataaataaataaataaataaataaataaataaataaataaaagtattatgACTCACACACTCAGCCTGAGATGCGAGCATACTTTTCCTTAATTAACAATATCTATCCAACTATTAACACGATCAGATAATTTTTCACACTTACAGAACATTCTCTGGACTTTCTtttggtatataaattaatatgatttaagattaattgttgcaaataaaaagtaataagacgattgaaataaatgtggtctcgttcgATCGGGTATACGACTACGATGCGATCATGACCTTGAGTTGACGCCGCTCATGCGCGAGGCGCAGATGGGGGCTCGAGGAGAGTGGCGGCCATTTTGGGCGTGGGCGAAAATTTTCGGGCAGCAGTAGCCTTTATTTCGCGACTTCCATGTACTGGCGCGTTGATTTTGATACCACACGAAAGTTCTCGTGAAtatgtctttaaaatcagaccgacacATGGGGTACCGGGACGTAAACGGCGATGTAACATTTGCAGGGTGCTCATGAGTAAAATCTGAAACTTTCGTCAAGCAAAAGTTACATTCGGTCACATAATCTTTACCCAATCTTAGGTTCTCGTCAAATCATTGAAACTGCAAAAGGCATAgctctcttctttcctttctgcCACTCCG
The sequence above is a segment of the Periplaneta americana isolate PAMFEO1 chromosome 3, P.americana_PAMFEO1_priV1, whole genome shotgun sequence genome. Coding sequences within it:
- the LOC138697066 gene encoding uncharacterized protein, giving the protein MHHSFTNEVLQDVKKVTENNSGLKSPTSVADIKETLTNKKTVRFQLSVKEDKTALEPSSKSADKDTVTNKLAPEAQDSALQKSLQEHHDRCLEAMKIFPYFSALDNDQLKECCNLSKLEKYGPQETILGDGRGKINFVYFILNGQCRVIEHMELAGHENNGRNRFRLHSEDMPLGVNEHLQVYFMQVCLLEKAGCFAIGENLKDRSVIAVTEVECLLCSRHWLMKHSKANIWQRIVNFLNAHLPSKEDIFTEFLVQRKWLKYRHNLVKNILIKNDIKRTSSFHNVPYSVRIMDGVKLYNE